From the unidentified bacterial endosymbiont genome, one window contains:
- a CDS encoding PTS sugar transporter subunit IIB, which yields MKIMAICGSGLGSSFMVEMNIKKVLKKMDIEADVEHSDLSSATPGAADLFVMAKDIAASASVPEGQLVVINNIIDINELEAQLRAWFAKQ from the coding sequence ATGAAAATTATGGCTATTTGCGGTTCCGGCCTGGGCAGTAGTTTTATGGTCGAAATGAATATTAAAAAGGTGCTCAAAAAGATGGATATTGAGGCCGATGTTGAACACTCCGATCTCTCTTCTGCAACGCCCGGCGCGGCCGATCTCTTCGTGATGGCGAAAGATATTGCGGCCAGCGCCAGCGTCCCGGAAGGCCAACTGGTGGTGATCAACAACATCATTGATATTAACGAGCTCGAAGCGCAACTGCGCGCCTGGTTCGCAAAACAATAA
- a CDS encoding PTS sugar transporter subunit IIA: MLKKWIYDTTITLLDSVEDWQQALDRCAKPLLDLQVISPEYVAAIVEQHHTLGPYYVLAPGLAMPHARPEEGAKGLGLSLLKLKQGVAFGAGEFDPVNVIVMLAAPDKHSHIEMISALAELFSSDQDMAELHQANTLEEIKTIIDRF; this comes from the coding sequence GTGCTCAAAAAGTGGATATATGATACAACCATTACGCTGTTAGATAGCGTAGAGGACTGGCAGCAAGCGCTGGATCGGTGCGCGAAACCTTTGCTGGATTTACAGGTTATCTCACCGGAATACGTCGCGGCGATTGTCGAGCAGCATCACACCTTAGGACCCTATTATGTGCTGGCGCCAGGGTTGGCCATGCCGCATGCGCGGCCGGAAGAGGGGGCGAAAGGACTCGGCCTGTCATTATTAAAACTGAAACAAGGCGTCGCTTTTGGTGCCGGAGAATTTGACCCGGTGAATGTTATCGTGATGCTCGCGGCGCCGGACAAACATAGCCATATCGAAATGATCTCCGCGCTGGCTGAATTATTTTCCAGCGACCAGGACATGGCTGAATTACATCAGGCGAATACGCTGGAGGAGATAAAAACGATAATCGACCGCTTCTGA
- a CDS encoding LacI family DNA-binding transcriptional regulator → MSLTRKRRSTGKVTLADVAQLAGVGTMTVSRALRTPEQVSDKLREKIESAVQELGYMPNLAASALASASSWTIAMVVPNLSEAGCSEMFAGLQQVLQPAGYQIMLAESQHRLEQEEKLLETLLASNIAAAILLSVEHTDTVRHWLKNSSIPVMEIGAMRADPLDMNIGIDNVAAMYELTEMVIRRGYQNIGILCANQEQWIFQQHLQGWYKAMLRHHMSPNRVINAAMPPSFSTGAAQLPEFLLAWPELDALVCVADELACGVLYECQRRRIKVPDDLAVVGFGDSDVSRVCQPPLTTMAVPHRKIGIEAGKALLERLHDGDWRDHKPIASSLCVRESC, encoded by the coding sequence ATGTCTTTAACCCGAAAACGGCGCAGTACCGGCAAAGTGACACTCGCCGATGTCGCACAGCTTGCCGGTGTGGGCACCATGACCGTGTCCCGTGCACTCCGCACGCCTGAACAGGTTTCCGATAAACTGCGAGAAAAAATCGAAAGCGCAGTACAAGAGCTGGGATACATGCCCAATCTCGCGGCCAGCGCGCTGGCGTCGGCATCATCGTGGACGATTGCGATGGTGGTTCCTAATCTCTCTGAAGCGGGTTGCTCGGAGATGTTTGCCGGGCTACAGCAGGTGCTACAGCCTGCCGGATACCAGATTATGCTGGCGGAATCCCAGCATCGTCTTGAACAGGAAGAGAAGTTGCTCGAAACGCTGCTGGCCTCGAATATTGCCGCCGCTATTTTGCTCAGCGTTGAACATACTGACACTGTCCGCCACTGGCTGAAAAATTCCTCCATCCCGGTGATGGAGATAGGGGCGATGCGCGCCGATCCTCTCGATATGAACATCGGTATAGATAACGTCGCGGCCATGTACGAGCTCACGGAGATGGTCATTAGGCGGGGCTATCAGAACATTGGCATACTATGTGCTAACCAGGAACAGTGGATCTTCCAGCAACACCTTCAGGGCTGGTACAAAGCGATGCTGCGCCACCATATGTCGCCAAACAGGGTGATTAACGCCGCCATGCCGCCGAGCTTTTCCACGGGGGCCGCTCAGCTACCGGAGTTTTTACTGGCGTGGCCGGAGCTGGATGCGCTGGTGTGTGTTGCCGATGAACTGGCCTGCGGCGTGCTCTATGAGTGCCAGCGCAGACGCATCAAAGTGCCGGACGACCTTGCCGTGGTGGGGTTTGGCGATAGCGACGTTAGCCGCGTTTGTCAGCCGCCGCTGACCACGATGGCAGTTCCGCATCGTAAGATTGGTATTGAAGCGGGCAAAGCGCTGCTGGAACGTTTGCATGACGGAGACTGGCGCGACCATAAACCTATCGCGTCCAGCCTGTGCGTGAGGGAGAGTTGTTAA